A region from the Leopardus geoffroyi isolate Oge1 chromosome C2, O.geoffroyi_Oge1_pat1.0, whole genome shotgun sequence genome encodes:
- the HRG gene encoding histidine-rich glycoprotein → MYLQKVCIKFSAGTYCSKGWFPRFNKMRAFTAALLLIPFFTLQNSCALRPTDCDATEPLARKVLDLINRGRWKGYLFQLLRVADAHLDKVESAAVYYLVLDVKESDCPVLSRKHWDDCDPALSKRLSEIVVGQCKVIATYLNESQDLRLNDFNCTTSSVSSALANTKDSPVLFDFFEDTQPYRDQANKAFEKYKRENGDFAFFRVDRVERVVRARGGERTNYYVDFSVRNCSSSRHFPRHYNAFGFCRADLSYDVGVSDLETPNDIAINCEVFNLEDGRNISGIQQYFGHPLHPGGHEHSLAGKPPFKPDEFRDHHHPHKPHELGCLPPLEDKNQTDRPPFQAEATQVSPVPELKCHHPHFGTNRTHGHPHNHSSSKHHPHGPPPHGHHPHGHHPHGPPPHGHHPHGHHPHGPPPHGHHPHRHHPHGHHPHGHPPHGHHPHRHHPHGHHPHGHHPHVHDFLDHGPCDPPPHSEDPQDHHHHHHGPPSRHSEKRSPGKRHFPFHWRQIGYIYRLSPLKKGEVLPLPEANFPSFSLPDHSNALNPKIQPFPQSASESCPGVFKSEFSQILKFFAYTLPKSDFLNGEKLMF, encoded by the exons atgtatcttCAGAAAGTCTGTATAAAATTCTCTGCTGGGACATACTGTAGCAAGGGATGGTTTCCACGTTTTAACAAGATGAGAGCCTTCACCGCAGCCCTGCTTCTCATCCCCTTCTTCACGCTGCAGAATTCCTGCGCTCTGCGTCCCACAGACTGCGACGCTACTGAGCCCTTGGCCAGGAAAGTGTTAGACCTGATCAATAGAGGACGGTGGAAAGGCTACCTTTTCCAGTTGCTGCGGGTCGCTGATGCCCATTTGGACAAAGTG GAATCTGCAGCTGTCTATTATTTAGTCTTAGATGTGAAAGAATCAGACTGCCCAGTCCTATCCAGGAAACACTGGGATGACTGTGACCCAGCTCTTTCTAAGCGTTTATCTGAGATT GTGGTCGGACAGTGTAAGGTAATAGCTACATATTTGAATGAATCTCAGGATCTTAGACTGAATGATTTTAACTGCACCACAAGTTCTG TCTCTTCGGCACTGGCCAATACCAAAGACAGCCCTGTACTCTTTGACTTCTTTGAGGACACTCAGCCTTATAGAGACCAAGCCAACAAAGCCTTTGAGAAGTACAAAAGAGAGAATGGagattttgcctttttcagagtGGACCGAGTGGAGAGAGTTGTCAGAGCG agaggaggggaaagaaccAATTACTACGTGGACTTCTCTGTGAGGAACTGCTCCAGTAGCCGCCATTTTCCCAGGCACTATAAT GCCTTTGGATTCTGCAGAGCAGATTTGTCCTATGATGTAGGAGTCTCAGACTTGGAAACCCCAAATGACATTGCCATAAACTGTGAAGTCTTCAACTTGGAG GATGGTAGAAACATCAGTGGCATACAACAGTATTTCGGCCATCCCCTCCACCCTGGGGGGCATGAGCATTCTCTTGCTGGCAAGCCTCCATTTAAGCCTGATGAATTTAGAGATCACCACCATCCCCACAAGCCACATGAACTTGGATGTCTTCCTCCTctagaagacaaaaatcaaacaGACAGACCACCATTTCAGGCAGAAGCCACCCAAGTTTCGCCTGTTCCAGAGTTAAAAtgtcatcatccccattttggcACCAATAGGACCCACGGACACCCTCATAATCATAGTTCCAGTAAGCACCATCCCCATGGACCCCCTCCTCATGGGCATCACCCCCATGGACACCATCCCCATGGACCCCCACCTCATGGGCATCACCCCCATGGACACCATCCACATGGACCCCCTCCTCATGGACATCACCCCCATAGACATCACCCCCATGGACACCATCCCCACGGACACCCTCCTCATGGGCATCACCCCCATAGACATCACCCCCATGGACACCATCCCCATGGACACCATCCCCATGTCCATGATTTCCTTGACCATGGACCTTGTGACCCACCACCGCATAGTGAGGATCCCCAagatcaccatcaccaccatcatggCCCACCATCTAGGCACTCAGAAAAAAGAAGTCCAGGTAAGAGACACTTTCCCTTCCACTGGAGACAAATTGGATATATTTACCGACTCTCTCCACTAAAGAAAGGTGAAGTTCTTCCTCTTCCGGAAGCCAATTTTCCTAGCTTCTCATTGCCAGATCATAGCAATGCTCTAAACCCAAAGATTCAGCCCTTCCCTCAGTCAGCCTCTGAATCATGCCCAGGGGTATTCAAGAGTGAGTTTTCACAAATCTTGAAGTTTTTTGCATATACGCTTCCAAAATCTGAtttcctcaacggggaaaaattAATGTTCTGA